One genomic segment of Actinoplanes ianthinogenes includes these proteins:
- a CDS encoding DUF4082 domain-containing protein, which produces MTAAKTRTGGAWVDSTKVAKVRVGGVWVDYGPSGGGTVTERFSYPTPPGLPNNDEAQRLNLGVLWSASASGSWIGNQVYTPSSVMLPDMTALAFTGSTELARKTATSPSVGQLVDILFDTPVAITASVTYQAAYSAVRYAATAGGSMTWPYTTAHMATGSGTPSRFAAGPVGTVPTNASAAGYHVTPIVQFSA; this is translated from the coding sequence GTGACCGCCGCGAAGACCCGGACCGGCGGCGCCTGGGTCGACTCGACCAAGGTGGCCAAGGTCCGCGTCGGTGGCGTGTGGGTCGACTACGGCCCGAGCGGGGGCGGCACCGTCACCGAGCGGTTCAGCTACCCGACACCGCCCGGCCTGCCGAACAACGACGAGGCCCAGCGGCTCAACCTCGGCGTCCTGTGGTCCGCGAGCGCGAGCGGCTCGTGGATCGGGAATCAGGTCTACACGCCGTCGTCCGTCATGCTGCCCGACATGACCGCGCTGGCGTTCACCGGTAGCACCGAGCTGGCGCGCAAGACCGCGACGTCGCCCTCCGTGGGCCAGCTGGTCGACATCCTGTTCGACACGCCCGTCGCCATCACGGCCAGCGTCACCTACCAGGCGGCCTACAGCGCCGTCCGCTACGCGGCCACGGCTGGCGGCTCGATGACCTGGCCGTACACCACGGCGCACATGGCCACCGGATCCGGCACGCCATCCCGGTTCGCCGCCGGGCCGGTCGGCACCGTGCCGACCAACGCCAGCGCGGCCGGCTACCACGTGACGCCCATCGTCCAATTCTCGGCATGA
- a CDS encoding WhiB family transcriptional regulator: MSRSRIDAALLALRAQRPPAADQPDAACRQPDVDPDVFFPPPGTAIGSAAAKTVCRRCPHIDDCRDWAVETQQEHGVWGGTTPSERVELRKKAAA; this comes from the coding sequence ATGAGCCGCTCGCGCATCGACGCCGCCCTGCTCGCCCTGCGCGCCCAACGCCCGCCGGCCGCCGACCAGCCCGACGCAGCCTGCCGCCAGCCCGACGTCGACCCGGATGTGTTCTTCCCGCCGCCCGGTACCGCCATCGGCTCCGCCGCGGCCAAGACCGTCTGCCGCCGATGTCCCCACATCGACGACTGCCGAGACTGGGCCGTCGAGACCCAGCAGGAACACGGCGTGTGGGGTGGCACCACGCCGTCCGAACGCGTGGAACTCCGGAAGAAGGCCGCCGCGTGA
- a CDS encoding crossover junction endodeoxyribonuclease RuvC, producing MRPLRVIGLDLSLTGTGIAATHTGAGEPRLWCTRISPTKRRSTTKIDHDRMHQAVSIIMGAARMQPDVVAIEEPLLLDKGDTSLRLAELHGAVKHWLWARSIPYVDVHLTKVKTYATGNGGAKKDVVLAAMIARYGSRLHIGTDDEADAMSLLAAALDAYGQPLADVPDSHRRALSGVEWPKLAVA from the coding sequence ATGAGGCCGCTACGCGTGATCGGGCTCGACCTGTCGCTGACCGGAACGGGCATCGCCGCGACCCACACCGGCGCGGGCGAGCCGCGGCTGTGGTGCACCCGGATCAGCCCGACCAAACGGCGGTCGACCACGAAGATCGATCACGACCGGATGCACCAGGCGGTCAGCATCATCATGGGCGCCGCCCGGATGCAGCCCGACGTGGTCGCCATCGAGGAGCCGCTGCTGCTCGACAAGGGCGACACGTCGCTGCGCCTCGCCGAGCTGCACGGAGCCGTGAAGCACTGGCTGTGGGCAAGGTCGATCCCCTACGTCGACGTGCACCTCACCAAGGTGAAGACGTACGCGACCGGCAACGGCGGGGCGAAGAAGGACGTCGTGCTCGCGGCGATGATCGCCCGCTACGGCTCCCGGCTGCATATCGGCACCGATGACGAGGCCGACGCCATGTCGTTGCTCGCCGCCGCGCTCGATGCGTACGGGCAGCCGCTCGCCGACGTCCCGGACTCGCATCGACGGGCGCTGAGCGGGGTCGAGTGGCCGAAGCTGGCGGTGGCGTGA
- a CDS encoding ArsR/SmtB family transcription factor — protein MAAVLHSPFYAGHKFTPNDAEDLATALKVVADPMRLRILALLAERGPMRAVDLVPLLDAKQPNVSHHLTVLHQSGLVRNEVVGPDVLRAIDVDRMSRLARLLDPNGGRR, from the coding sequence ATGGCCGCCGTCCTGCACTCGCCGTTCTACGCCGGCCACAAGTTCACCCCGAACGACGCCGAGGACCTGGCGACCGCGCTGAAGGTCGTCGCCGACCCGATGCGGCTGCGGATCCTGGCGCTGCTCGCCGAGCGCGGCCCGATGCGCGCGGTCGACCTGGTGCCGCTGCTCGACGCCAAGCAGCCGAACGTGTCGCACCACCTGACCGTTCTGCATCAATCGGGATTGGTGCGCAACGAGGTTGTCGGGCCGGACGTGCTGCGCGCCATCGATGTCGACCGGATGTCACGGCTGGCGCGGCTACTCGACCCGAACGGTGGCCGCCGATGA
- a CDS encoding PD-(D/E)XK nuclease-like domain-containing protein, producing the protein MSAPTLPPPAKVTGPGVYQLTAAEYHADPVPGGSLSSTGARKLIAPSCPALYRHWADSPEEVRDYFDFGAAAHQLVLGEGPGIHEVKADSWRTNKAKDEAAAARERGQTPLLSRDVEIVEAMADRLREHPIASALFEPGSGRAEQAIVWAETAIVEVTRTGEHQPAFERRAVRCRALIDWLRHPGAGRLLVPDYKTTNSAAPDDAMKTVARLGYHVQGAFYLAGLRALGLADESARFLLVMQEKVAPYLVTVIEPDQTAMRLGAMRVREAIDIYARCTESGRWPGYSDDVVIGELPPWETRELDGQVW; encoded by the coding sequence ATGAGCGCGCCGACCCTGCCGCCGCCGGCCAAGGTGACCGGTCCGGGCGTCTACCAGCTCACCGCGGCCGAGTACCACGCCGACCCGGTGCCGGGTGGCTCGCTGTCGTCGACCGGCGCCCGGAAGCTGATCGCCCCGTCTTGCCCGGCGCTGTACCGCCACTGGGCGGACAGCCCGGAGGAGGTCCGGGACTACTTCGACTTCGGCGCGGCGGCGCACCAGCTGGTGCTCGGCGAGGGGCCTGGCATCCACGAGGTGAAGGCCGATAGCTGGCGGACGAATAAGGCCAAGGACGAGGCGGCAGCCGCCCGGGAGCGCGGCCAGACGCCGCTGCTGTCGCGGGACGTCGAGATCGTCGAGGCGATGGCCGACCGGCTCCGCGAACACCCGATCGCCTCCGCGCTGTTCGAGCCGGGTTCCGGCCGGGCGGAGCAGGCGATCGTCTGGGCCGAGACCGCCATCGTCGAGGTGACCCGCACCGGTGAGCATCAACCGGCGTTCGAGCGGCGCGCGGTGCGCTGCCGGGCGTTGATCGACTGGCTGCGCCACCCGGGCGCCGGCCGCTTGCTGGTGCCGGACTACAAGACCACGAACAGCGCGGCCCCGGACGACGCGATGAAGACCGTCGCCCGGCTCGGCTACCACGTGCAGGGCGCGTTCTACCTGGCCGGGCTGCGCGCCCTGGGTCTGGCGGACGAGAGCGCCCGCTTCCTGCTGGTGATGCAGGAGAAGGTCGCGCCGTACCTGGTGACCGTGATCGAGCCGGATCAGACCGCGATGCGCCTCGGGGCGATGCGGGTCCGCGAGGCGATCGACATCTACGCGCGGTGCACCGAGTCGGGCCGGTGGCCGGGCTACTCGGACGACGTCGTGATCGGCGAGCTGCCGCCGTGGGAGACGCGCGAGCTGGACGGGCAGGTGTGGTGA
- a CDS encoding helix-turn-helix domain-containing protein has product MEQLPEQKTGEALPQLYTAEEVALAVKVKESTVVTWARTGKIDAVVLPSGHRRFKREVIDALLAGQAAA; this is encoded by the coding sequence ATGGAACAGCTTCCCGAGCAAAAAACAGGTGAAGCTCTCCCCCAGCTCTACACCGCGGAAGAGGTTGCGCTCGCGGTCAAGGTGAAGGAGAGCACCGTCGTCACCTGGGCGCGGACCGGAAAGATCGACGCGGTCGTGCTGCCCTCTGGTCACCGGCGCTTCAAGCGCGAGGTCATCGACGCACTGCTGGCCGGCCAGGCCGCCGCGTGA
- a CDS encoding glycosyl hydrolase family 18 protein gives MGKTLRRSLLAGAVVIGASVSVPLVTANAAVACAPAWSATGTYVKDNVASQNGHNYTAKWWTQNESPATHSGQWDVWIDGGVCGGTTTPTTAPTTTPTTAPTTTPTTAPTTVPTTAPTTAPTTAPTGGTSGKNVVGYFAEWGVYGRNYHVKNLVTSGSAAKLTHILYAFGNTTGGQCSIGDSYADYDRAYSAAESVDGVADTWDTGALRGSFNQLRKLKKAYPNIKVIWSFGGWTWSGGFTQAAANPAAFADSCYNLVKDSRWADVFDGIDVDWEYPNACGLQCDASGPDSYNKVISALRTKFGSSFLITSAISADGSQGGKLDVADYASGIAKLNLVFPMTYDYFGAFNAKGPTAPHSPLTSYTGIPQAGFYSDAAIQKLKSKGVPASKILLGIGFYGRGWTGVTQAAPGGAATGAAPGTYEAGIEDYKVLKGSCPANGTVAGTAYAYCGSNWWSYDTPSTIAGKMTYVKNQGLGGAFFWEFSGDTSNGELITAIKGNL, from the coding sequence GTGGGCAAAACCCTCCGCCGGTCGCTGCTCGCCGGAGCGGTGGTGATCGGCGCGTCCGTGTCGGTCCCGCTCGTCACGGCGAACGCCGCGGTCGCGTGTGCCCCCGCCTGGTCCGCCACCGGCACGTATGTCAAGGACAACGTCGCGTCGCAGAACGGACACAACTACACCGCCAAGTGGTGGACCCAGAACGAGTCGCCGGCCACGCACAGCGGGCAGTGGGACGTCTGGATCGACGGCGGCGTGTGTGGTGGCACCACCACCCCGACGACCGCCCCGACCACCACCCCCACGACGGCGCCGACCACGACGCCGACCACCGCGCCCACCACGGTGCCCACCACGGCGCCGACGACCGCGCCCACCACGGCGCCGACCGGTGGCACCAGCGGCAAGAACGTCGTCGGCTACTTCGCCGAGTGGGGCGTCTACGGCCGCAACTACCACGTCAAGAACCTGGTGACGTCGGGCTCGGCCGCCAAGCTGACCCACATCCTGTACGCGTTCGGCAACACCACCGGCGGCCAGTGCTCGATCGGTGACTCCTACGCCGACTACGACCGCGCGTACTCCGCGGCCGAGAGCGTCGACGGCGTCGCCGACACCTGGGACACCGGCGCGCTGCGCGGCTCGTTCAACCAGCTGCGCAAGCTCAAGAAGGCGTACCCGAACATCAAGGTGATCTGGTCGTTCGGCGGCTGGACCTGGTCCGGTGGCTTCACCCAGGCCGCCGCGAACCCGGCCGCGTTCGCCGACTCCTGCTACAACCTGGTCAAGGACTCCCGCTGGGCCGACGTCTTCGACGGCATCGACGTGGACTGGGAGTACCCGAACGCCTGTGGCCTGCAGTGTGACGCGTCCGGCCCGGACTCCTACAACAAGGTGATCTCGGCGCTGCGCACCAAGTTCGGCTCGAGCTTCCTGATCACCTCGGCGATCTCCGCCGACGGTTCGCAGGGCGGCAAGCTGGACGTGGCCGACTACGCCTCCGGCATCGCGAAGCTGAACCTGGTCTTCCCGATGACCTACGACTACTTCGGCGCGTTCAACGCCAAGGGCCCGACCGCCCCGCACTCGCCGCTGACGTCGTACACCGGCATCCCGCAGGCCGGTTTCTACTCGGACGCCGCGATCCAGAAGCTGAAGAGCAAGGGCGTTCCGGCCAGCAAGATCCTGCTCGGCATCGGCTTCTACGGCCGCGGCTGGACCGGGGTCACCCAGGCCGCTCCGGGTGGGGCCGCGACCGGCGCCGCTCCGGGCACCTACGAGGCGGGCATCGAGGACTACAAGGTGCTCAAGGGCAGCTGCCCGGCGAACGGCACGGTGGCCGGCACCGCGTACGCCTACTGCGGCAGCAACTGGTGGAGCTACGACACCCCGTCGACGATCGCCGGCAAGATGACCTACGTGAAGAACCAGGGTCTCGGCGGCGCCTTCTTCTGGGAGTTCTCCGGTGACACCAGCAACGGTGAGCTGATCACCGCGATCAAGGGCAACCTCTGA
- a CDS encoding class II 3-deoxy-7-phosphoheptulonate synthase, producing the protein MRREWHQLSHPGVATSRPSTDSAEDEALGLDRWRALPRVQMPPWPDMDEVASVCEVLGNVPSIVAPYEVDQLRARLAEVCEGKAFLLQGGDCAETFADNTESHLLANARTLLQMAVVLTYGASMPVVKVARVAGQYTKPRSSLTDSLGLPAYRGDMINSLDKEEGARVADPQRMIRAYANSAAAMNMLRAYLAGGLADLHGLHDWNKDFVRASPAGERYEAIAREIDRALDFIRACGMTDSEALRTVSLYCSHEALALEYDRALTRVSGGKAYGLSGHFLWIGERTRQLDHAHIDFISRIANPIGVKLGPSTSPETAIELCEKLNPENIPGRLTLISRMGNGKVRDALPPIVEKVHAAGAKVVWQCDPMHGNTHESSNGYKTRHFDRIVDEVLGYFEVHRGLGTHPGGIHIELTGEDVTECLGGAQGIEDLDLPDRYETACDPRLNTQQSLELAFLVAEMLRG; encoded by the coding sequence ATGCGCCGAGAGTGGCACCAGCTCAGTCACCCGGGAGTCGCGACCTCCCGCCCGTCCACCGACTCCGCCGAGGACGAGGCCCTGGGTCTCGACCGCTGGCGGGCCCTGCCCCGGGTGCAGATGCCGCCCTGGCCGGACATGGACGAGGTGGCCTCGGTCTGTGAGGTCCTGGGCAACGTCCCGTCGATCGTCGCGCCCTACGAGGTCGACCAGCTCCGGGCCCGGCTCGCCGAGGTGTGCGAGGGCAAGGCGTTCCTGCTCCAGGGCGGCGACTGCGCGGAGACCTTCGCCGACAACACCGAGAGCCACCTGCTGGCGAACGCGCGGACGCTGCTCCAGATGGCGGTGGTGCTGACGTACGGCGCCTCGATGCCGGTGGTGAAGGTGGCCCGGGTGGCCGGGCAGTACACCAAGCCACGGTCGTCGCTGACCGACTCGCTGGGGCTGCCGGCGTACCGGGGCGACATGATCAACTCGCTGGACAAGGAGGAGGGCGCTCGCGTCGCCGACCCGCAGCGGATGATCCGGGCGTACGCGAACTCCGCCGCCGCGATGAACATGCTCCGTGCCTACCTGGCCGGCGGCCTCGCCGACCTGCACGGGCTGCACGACTGGAACAAGGACTTCGTCCGGGCCTCGCCGGCCGGCGAGCGCTACGAGGCGATCGCCCGCGAGATCGACCGCGCGCTGGACTTCATCCGCGCCTGCGGGATGACCGACAGCGAGGCGCTGCGGACGGTCAGCCTGTACTGCTCGCACGAGGCGCTCGCGCTGGAGTACGACCGGGCGCTGACCCGGGTGTCCGGCGGGAAGGCGTACGGGCTCTCCGGGCACTTCCTGTGGATCGGCGAGCGCACCCGGCAGCTCGACCACGCGCACATCGACTTCATCAGCCGGATCGCCAACCCGATCGGCGTCAAGCTGGGCCCGTCCACCAGCCCGGAGACCGCCATCGAGCTGTGCGAGAAACTGAACCCGGAGAACATCCCGGGCCGGCTCACCCTGATCAGCCGGATGGGCAACGGCAAGGTGCGCGACGCCCTCCCGCCGATCGTGGAGAAGGTGCACGCCGCCGGCGCCAAGGTGGTCTGGCAGTGCGACCCGATGCACGGCAACACCCACGAGTCGTCGAACGGCTACAAGACCCGGCACTTCGACCGGATCGTCGACGAGGTGCTCGGTTACTTCGAGGTGCACCGCGGCCTCGGCACCCACCCGGGCGGCATCCACATCGAGCTGACCGGCGAGGACGTCACCGAGTGCCTGGGCGGCGCGCAGGGCATCGAGGACCTCGACCTGCCGGACCGTTACGAGACCGCGTGCGACCCGCGGCTCAACACCCAGCAGAGCCTGGAGCTCGCCTTCCTGGTCGCGGAGATGCTCCGTGGTTGA
- a CDS encoding threonine aldolase family protein has translation MVDLRSDTVTRPTAGMREAMAAAVVGDDVFGDDPTVNALEQHVAQLFGHEAALFCPSGTMANQIALQLVVPPGGELLAGADAHVVTYELGAAAMLGGISTRTWPATGAALNVDRIAGMIRPSGFPSVPTAAIAVEQTHNLGGGGAIPLATLRDLRAVADAHRIALHCDGARIWHAHVADGVPLASYGGLFDTLSVCLSKGLGAPVGSLVVGNRERIARARVLRKRLGGGMRQVGILAAAGRYALDHHVERLAEDHARARRLAEGLAPLGVVDPAKVRTNLVPLDLTKAPLDAPELATEAARRGVQIAAMLPKLARLVVHLDVDDAGIDEAISVLTVLLA, from the coding sequence GTGGTTGATCTGCGCTCGGACACCGTGACCCGGCCGACCGCCGGGATGCGGGAGGCGATGGCGGCCGCCGTCGTCGGCGACGACGTGTTCGGCGACGACCCCACGGTCAACGCCCTCGAGCAGCACGTCGCCCAGCTGTTCGGGCACGAGGCGGCGCTGTTCTGCCCGTCCGGCACGATGGCCAACCAGATCGCCCTGCAACTGGTCGTGCCGCCCGGCGGCGAGCTGCTGGCCGGCGCGGACGCCCACGTGGTGACCTATGAGCTGGGCGCGGCCGCGATGCTCGGCGGGATCTCCACCCGGACCTGGCCGGCCACCGGCGCCGCGCTGAACGTGGACCGGATCGCCGGCATGATCCGCCCGTCCGGGTTCCCGTCGGTGCCGACCGCCGCGATCGCCGTCGAGCAGACCCACAACCTGGGCGGCGGCGGGGCGATCCCGCTCGCCACGCTGCGCGACCTGCGCGCGGTCGCCGACGCCCACCGGATCGCCCTGCACTGCGACGGCGCCCGGATCTGGCACGCGCACGTCGCCGACGGGGTGCCGCTGGCCAGCTACGGCGGACTCTTCGACACCCTCTCGGTGTGCCTGTCCAAGGGCCTCGGCGCCCCGGTCGGCTCCCTCGTGGTGGGCAACCGGGAACGGATCGCCCGGGCCCGGGTGCTCCGCAAGCGGCTGGGCGGCGGCATGCGGCAGGTGGGCATCCTCGCCGCGGCCGGCCGGTACGCGCTGGACCACCACGTCGAGCGGCTCGCCGAGGACCACGCCCGGGCCCGCCGGCTCGCCGAGGGGCTGGCCCCGCTCGGTGTGGTCGACCCGGCAAAGGTGCGGACCAACCTGGTCCCGCTGGACCTGACCAAGGCACCGCTGGACGCGCCCGAGCTGGCCACCGAGGCGGCCCGGCGCGGCGTGCAGATCGCCGCGATGCTGCCCAAACTTGCCCGCCTGGTGGTCCACCTGGACGTCGACGACGCCGGCATCGACGAGGCGATCTCGGTGCTCACGGTGCTGCTCGCGTAG
- a CDS encoding IPT/TIG domain-containing protein — MAKTNRARRATALTATALAVVSSVATSVAQPTVALAAVGSRVAAAAVPVVTVASPATGDAAGGTAVSIAGAGFKSINPANLNSVLFGTTPADRIVILSDTRLVAVSPPGTGNVVIKVVNPDGPSTGTSAKFGYRMRLVADFADTPAKASGGTEITAEVSGGSMGASASAFAALKVTAKVGGVAASRVTWVDASHIKITTPATTKALPATVQLFQDGYAGPESTGTVAYYPTVASVSAGSLAAEGGASIEIKGTGFLAVDPDDPAAVTIGGVPVTSFDVDSATLIYAEAPAGEVGTVSKVQVTTPGGTTPEAEAPAVAYRGPMAVDTSGDQFVRASGGIHVFAVTGGTLGDTARDFAAAKIAVRLGATKLTPTYVDATHLKVTLPAMTTETADLVVLQDTLVGPKVTLPVAPVVLSLSAVTSPLAGGGTVQIKVAGAGSGAATDFTFGDNPADCRTTGSGTGLTYVCTVPEAAQAGPTWVRFTSGTGTASRFTGTAAFSYTDLD, encoded by the coding sequence ATGGCGAAGACAAATCGGGCCCGCCGGGCCACCGCACTCACCGCCACTGCCCTGGCCGTCGTCAGCAGCGTGGCAACCTCCGTCGCTCAGCCGACCGTGGCTCTCGCCGCGGTCGGCAGCCGGGTCGCCGCCGCCGCGGTGCCGGTGGTCACCGTGGCCTCCCCGGCCACCGGGGACGCCGCCGGCGGCACCGCGGTGTCGATCGCCGGCGCCGGGTTCAAGAGCATCAACCCGGCCAACCTCAACTCGGTGCTGTTCGGCACCACGCCGGCCGACCGGATCGTGATCCTCTCCGACACCCGGCTGGTCGCGGTGAGCCCGCCCGGCACCGGCAACGTCGTGATCAAGGTGGTCAACCCGGACGGGCCGAGCACCGGGACCTCGGCGAAGTTCGGGTACCGGATGCGGCTCGTCGCCGACTTCGCGGACACGCCGGCCAAGGCGAGCGGCGGCACCGAGATCACCGCCGAGGTCAGCGGCGGCTCGATGGGCGCGAGCGCGTCCGCGTTCGCCGCGCTGAAGGTCACCGCCAAGGTCGGCGGGGTGGCCGCGAGCCGGGTCACCTGGGTCGACGCGAGCCACATCAAGATCACAACCCCGGCCACCACCAAGGCCCTGCCCGCCACCGTCCAGCTGTTCCAGGACGGGTACGCCGGACCGGAGTCCACCGGCACGGTCGCGTACTACCCGACCGTCGCCTCGGTCTCGGCCGGCTCGCTCGCCGCCGAGGGTGGCGCGAGCATCGAGATCAAGGGCACCGGCTTCCTCGCCGTCGACCCGGACGACCCGGCCGCGGTGACCATCGGCGGAGTGCCGGTGACCAGCTTCGACGTCGACTCGGCCACGCTGATCTACGCCGAGGCGCCGGCCGGTGAGGTGGGCACGGTGTCCAAGGTGCAGGTGACCACCCCGGGCGGGACGACGCCCGAGGCGGAGGCGCCGGCCGTGGCGTACCGGGGGCCGATGGCCGTGGACACCTCCGGCGACCAGTTCGTGCGGGCCTCCGGCGGCATCCACGTGTTCGCGGTCACCGGCGGCACGCTCGGCGACACCGCCCGGGACTTCGCCGCCGCCAAGATCGCGGTACGGCTCGGCGCCACCAAGCTGACACCCACCTACGTCGACGCGACCCACCTCAAGGTCACCCTGCCGGCGATGACCACCGAGACGGCCGACCTGGTCGTGCTCCAGGACACCCTCGTCGGGCCGAAGGTCACCCTGCCGGTCGCGCCGGTCGTGCTCAGCCTGTCGGCGGTCACCTCGCCGCTCGCGGGCGGCGGCACCGTGCAGATCAAGGTGGCCGGCGCCGGCTCGGGCGCGGCGACCGACTTCACCTTCGGCGACAACCCGGCGGACTGCCGGACCACCGGCAGCGGCACCGGCCTGACCTACGTCTGCACCGTCCCGGAGGCGGCCCAGGCCGGCCCGACCTGGGTCCGGTTCACCTCCGGCACCGGCACGGCGAGCCGGTTCACCGGCACCGCCGCGTTCAGCTACACCGACCTCGACTGA
- a CDS encoding IPT/TIG domain-containing protein gives MKSRIAGFAAVTTIALTGVSAAAYATEEVTLTPGFTNGIAAKATGGTVIPVTVTGGTVGDTPTAYSALRITAKVGGVNAVVAWVDATHLRVTAPATPRATNATMQLFSKGVGGPESSATVAYAPVVTTAAPARISTDGGATVAISGAGFLGVSADNPSAVTFGSTPATSFTVDSATKITAVAPPGTNGAATIIVTSEGGASEATAKGSVLYRAPLGVDLSGDPAVKASGGPLVLAVTGGTLGDTPTAFAAEAVTVKLGTRSLAAAYVDAGHLKVTLPAVTTATAQVTVVHDTIAGEPAEVTVVPVVTALSAKTDTVAGGTTVTAKLAGVDVATATDFAFGDNPADCSRVGTTVPVTFSCTVPAATTAGPTWFHFIAGNGQASRFTAAAAFSYTDN, from the coding sequence ATGAAGAGCAGGATCGCCGGCTTCGCGGCGGTGACCACGATCGCGCTGACCGGCGTCTCCGCCGCGGCCTACGCGACCGAGGAGGTCACGCTGACCCCCGGCTTCACCAACGGGATCGCGGCCAAGGCGACCGGCGGCACCGTCATCCCGGTGACCGTCACCGGCGGGACGGTCGGCGACACCCCGACGGCGTACTCGGCGCTGCGGATCACCGCCAAGGTCGGCGGGGTGAACGCCGTCGTGGCCTGGGTGGACGCCACCCACCTCAGGGTCACCGCACCAGCCACCCCGCGGGCGACGAACGCCACCATGCAGCTGTTCAGCAAGGGGGTCGGCGGACCGGAGTCGAGCGCGACGGTGGCGTACGCCCCGGTCGTGACCACCGCCGCCCCGGCCCGGATCAGCACCGACGGCGGCGCCACCGTGGCCATCAGCGGCGCCGGCTTCCTCGGCGTGAGCGCCGACAACCCGTCCGCCGTCACCTTCGGCTCCACGCCGGCGACCTCGTTCACGGTCGACTCGGCCACGAAGATCACCGCGGTCGCGCCGCCCGGCACGAACGGCGCCGCCACGATCATCGTCACCAGCGAGGGCGGCGCGAGCGAGGCGACCGCGAAGGGCAGCGTGCTGTACCGCGCGCCGCTCGGCGTCGACCTCAGCGGCGACCCGGCGGTCAAGGCCAGCGGCGGCCCGCTGGTCCTCGCCGTCACCGGCGGGACCCTGGGCGACACCCCCACGGCGTTCGCCGCGGAGGCCGTCACGGTGAAACTCGGCACCCGGAGCCTGGCCGCGGCCTACGTCGACGCCGGTCACCTCAAGGTCACCCTGCCCGCCGTCACCACCGCGACCGCCCAGGTCACCGTGGTGCACGACACGATCGCCGGGGAGCCCGCCGAGGTCACCGTGGTGCCGGTGGTGACCGCACTGTCCGCCAAGACCGACACCGTCGCCGGCGGCACCACGGTCACCGCGAAGCTGGCCGGGGTGGACGTGGCCACCGCCACCGACTTCGCCTTCGGTGACAACCCGGCCGACTGCTCCCGGGTCGGCACCACGGTGCCGGTCACCTTCAGCTGCACGGTCCCGGCGGCCACCACGGCCGGCCCGACCTGGTTCCACTTCATCGCCGGCAACGGCCAGGCCAGCCGCTTCACGGCCGCGGCCGCCTTCAGCTACACCGACAACTGA
- a CDS encoding CTP synthase C-terminal region-related (seleno)protein — MIPIALVGDRSPAVRAHARIPTIIDALRDSEGLDLDAYWVPTPAAEDPAALLGFAGVWLLPGSPYRSETGAVTAARTARVEGIPFLGTCGGFQHAMLDFARDVCGFATARHAENDDGPGGDELIVPLSCSLAGHEAAIALTPGSLVERLLGCTRTVERYHCSYGLSPAHLALLAAHGMRFTGHDDAGEVRVAELPGHPFYLATLFQPELADEPPHPLIRGFARAALAARQLSV, encoded by the coding sequence ATGATTCCGATCGCCTTGGTCGGCGACCGTTCGCCGGCCGTCCGCGCGCACGCCCGCATTCCCACGATCATCGACGCCCTGCGCGACAGCGAGGGCCTGGACCTGGACGCCTACTGGGTGCCGACGCCGGCCGCGGAGGACCCGGCGGCGCTGCTCGGGTTCGCCGGGGTGTGGCTCCTGCCGGGCAGCCCGTACCGGAGCGAGACCGGCGCGGTCACCGCGGCCCGGACCGCCCGGGTCGAGGGCATCCCGTTCCTCGGCACCTGCGGCGGGTTCCAGCACGCCATGCTCGACTTCGCCCGGGACGTCTGCGGGTTCGCCACCGCCCGGCACGCGGAGAACGACGACGGGCCGGGCGGCGACGAGCTGATCGTCCCGCTGTCCTGCTCGCTCGCCGGGCACGAGGCGGCCATCGCGCTGACCCCGGGATCACTGGTGGAGCGACTGCTGGGCTGCACCCGCACGGTCGAGCGCTACCACTGCTCCTACGGCCTCTCCCCGGCCCACCTGGCGCTGCTGGCGGCGCACGGCATGCGCTTCACCGGCCACGACGACGCCGGCGAGGTCCGGGTGGCTGAGCTGCCCGGCCACCCGTTCTACCTCGCCACGCTGTTCCAGCCGGAACTCGCCGACGAGCCCCCGCACCCACTGATCCGCGGCTTCGCCCGCGCCGCCCTGGCCGCCCGTCAGTTGTCGGTGTAG